A part of Funiculus sociatus GB2-C1 genomic DNA contains:
- the scyA gene encoding scytonemin biosynthesis protein ScyA (ScyA, a thiamin diphosphate-dependent enzyme, performs an acyloin condensation during scytonemin biosythesis. It joins a molecule of indole-3-pyruvate to one of para-hydroxyphenylpyruvic acid.), protein MSIESYKAFATDTYTYVDSAPADPTRNYQSIDDSNIKPVLSNQPEVSLSVAEAIASMLEELGVSYAFGVAGGAMASLWGSLSNSLMQVLNFRHESGAAFAAVEAYFATGRPAVVFTTAGPGITNALTGLFAARGEGAKVILLSACTTAPQRGRWAIQETSGYTLPKSGIFSSGELFNYATTIESPEELPQIFRRLALGLSQPGGFVAHLSIPTGVQTSLVNTSLPRLDLSHSLFAPSSEAIAKCVQMLSQGSFAIWVGFGARGAADAIRQLAEKTGAAVMCSPRGKGIFPEDHPQFVGVTGLGGHASVLTYMQEQPPLHTLVLGTRLGEPTSFWSNSLVPSEGFIHVDIDPEVPGVAYPFVKTLPVQSDVGVFVEALLKQLPERPSGSEAVSLPNPEREAIAPGADSPVRPEILMDAIQRIIVEGSDAIVMAECGNSFTWATHLLRFSQSNRYRVSTGVGSMGHTVAGVVGAAQARNGKAVAIVGDGAMLMNNEISTAVKYQIPAVWIVLNDARYNMCHQGMTLLGLKGADAAIPPANFVQIACGMGAEGIRVEKESDLQAALEKAIASTVPFVVDVAIDANRPAPSKGRNQSLAAQGAVSTPVKHLSFPLV, encoded by the coding sequence ATGAGTATTGAGTCCTACAAAGCATTCGCAACAGATACCTACACCTATGTAGATTCCGCGCCAGCCGATCCAACGCGCAATTATCAAAGCATCGATGACTCAAATATCAAGCCGGTTCTTAGCAACCAGCCGGAAGTATCGCTTAGTGTCGCCGAAGCGATCGCTTCAATGCTGGAAGAATTAGGAGTAAGCTACGCTTTTGGTGTCGCCGGGGGTGCAATGGCATCGCTTTGGGGTTCCCTGTCTAATAGCCTAATGCAGGTGCTTAACTTTCGTCATGAAAGCGGAGCCGCCTTTGCAGCCGTTGAAGCGTACTTTGCCACAGGTCGTCCAGCTGTTGTATTCACCACAGCCGGGCCAGGAATCACCAACGCGCTGACCGGACTGTTTGCAGCGCGTGGTGAGGGTGCAAAGGTGATTCTCTTGTCAGCTTGCACCACAGCACCGCAACGCGGGCGCTGGGCTATCCAAGAAACCAGCGGATACACATTGCCGAAATCCGGGATATTTAGTTCCGGCGAGTTGTTCAACTATGCAACAACTATTGAGTCTCCTGAAGAACTTCCACAGATTTTTCGCAGACTTGCTTTGGGACTGTCACAACCGGGCGGCTTTGTCGCCCATTTGAGTATTCCCACCGGAGTGCAGACAAGTTTGGTGAATACATCTTTGCCTCGGTTAGACCTGTCTCATTCTCTGTTCGCGCCGAGTTCCGAAGCGATCGCAAAATGCGTACAGATGCTATCACAAGGATCGTTTGCCATCTGGGTTGGCTTTGGGGCGCGGGGTGCAGCGGATGCAATTCGCCAACTGGCCGAAAAAACGGGGGCGGCTGTGATGTGTTCGCCGCGTGGTAAGGGCATCTTCCCAGAAGATCATCCACAGTTTGTCGGTGTCACAGGCTTGGGCGGTCATGCTTCCGTACTGACATATATGCAAGAGCAACCGCCTTTGCATACCCTGGTACTGGGAACGCGACTCGGCGAACCTACTTCTTTCTGGAGTAATTCGCTGGTTCCCTCTGAGGGATTCATCCATGTTGATATTGACCCGGAAGTGCCTGGGGTTGCCTATCCATTTGTGAAAACGTTGCCCGTTCAATCTGACGTAGGCGTGTTTGTAGAAGCCTTGCTGAAGCAATTGCCAGAACGCCCTAGCGGGTCAGAGGCGGTGTCCCTGCCTAATCCTGAACGGGAAGCGATCGCTCCCGGCGCAGACAGCCCAGTGCGCCCGGAAATACTCATGGATGCAATTCAACGCATCATCGTCGAAGGCAGTGATGCAATAGTAATGGCAGAGTGCGGAAACTCATTTACTTGGGCAACTCACCTGCTGCGATTTTCCCAATCAAATCGTTACCGAGTCAGCACCGGAGTTGGATCGATGGGTCATACTGTCGCGGGTGTTGTCGGTGCAGCCCAAGCACGAAACGGCAAAGCTGTTGCCATTGTCGGAGATGGAGCCATGCTGATGAACAACGAAATCAGCACAGCTGTAAAATACCAAATTCCTGCCGTTTGGATTGTACTTAACGATGCCCGCTACAATATGTGCCACCAAGGGATGACATTGCTGGGACTCAAAGGTGCAGATGCGGCAATTCCCCCAGCGAATTTCGTTCAGATTGCTTGCGGGATGGGAGCTGAAGGGATTCGCGTCGAAAAAGAGTCTGATCTGCAAGCGGCATTAGAGAAAGCGATCGCATCCACCGTCCCCTTCGTTGTCGATGTCGCTATCGATGCCAATCGACCTGCACCATCCAAAGGGCGTAATCAGAGTCTTGCTGCACAAGGAGCCGTATCAACCCCGGTTAAGCACCTTTCATTCCCATTAGTTTAA
- a CDS encoding DsbA family oxidoreductase, translated as MLIEIFHDTACPWCYIGKKHLFDALEKWQYEAIKIRWHPFLLDDTIPPQGVEFRAFMKARKGMEPEELKRLFDYTKQRGEASGVKLDFNKISLAVNTTLSHQMIALSPTKSKNAVVEAIYKAYFEEGLNIGDIETLVSVGKAAGIDATQLRSLLSSDAALDEVMADATSARRSGINSVPFFIFNNKINVNGSQSVEVFLQTLERAALPETLKVNSLW; from the coding sequence ATGCTCATTGAAATTTTTCACGATACCGCCTGCCCTTGGTGCTATATTGGCAAAAAACATCTCTTCGATGCCCTTGAAAAATGGCAATACGAAGCGATAAAGATTCGGTGGCATCCCTTCTTGCTAGACGACACAATTCCCCCTCAAGGAGTTGAGTTTCGCGCCTTTATGAAAGCGAGGAAAGGCATGGAACCCGAAGAATTGAAACGCCTGTTTGACTACACTAAGCAAAGAGGTGAGGCATCTGGCGTAAAACTAGATTTCAACAAAATATCTTTGGCTGTTAATACAACGCTTTCCCATCAGATGATCGCACTTTCCCCAACAAAAAGTAAAAATGCTGTAGTTGAAGCAATTTACAAAGCTTACTTTGAAGAAGGGTTAAACATCGGAGACATCGAAACCCTTGTTTCTGTGGGCAAAGCTGCTGGCATAGATGCTACACAATTACGCAGCCTTTTAAGCAGTGATGCTGCCTTAGATGAGGTTATGGCTGATGCGACATCTGCGCGACGTAGCGGTATCAACAGCGTGCCTTTCTTCATCTTCAATAACAAAATCAACGTCAATGGTTCTCAGTCGGTAGAGGTGTTTCTTCAAACTTTGGAACGCGCTGCACTTCCGGAAACGTTGAAAGTGAATTCTTTGTGGTAA
- the tyrA gene encoding bifunctional chorismate mutase/prephenate dehydrogenase, which yields MANGNEQLAAISNENNTYERFYMIPDKLKQTDQFLIKLLRDRISILSESEVPIEEQLSYIAPFLAQIGVPESVWENVVTSCLAGTDNFSSINNVRPRQITIIGGLGRMGKLFTQQLSAAGHNVSILEHNDWDNADKLLSQADLVLISVPIDRTIDVIKRTAKYLSPTTALADITSIKTQPVQAMLDFHAGPVIGLHPMFGPTVKSFLSQKVVVCPGRNQDSFQWFLDFIESQGSKLIVCTPQEHDRMMVIIQATRHFSRFSLGVFLAAERIDIDRSLSMSTPSYRLEIDIVKRLFAQSPPLCVDIMLATEDRCQTIERLANTYSQLAQLVAQKDRSALIEEFETVQNFFAEEIIQTTEKEYTLNALVN from the coding sequence ATGGCTAATGGTAATGAACAATTAGCCGCAATTAGTAATGAAAACAATACTTACGAGCGGTTTTATATGATACCAGATAAGCTCAAGCAAACTGACCAATTTCTAATCAAGCTATTACGCGATCGCATATCGATTTTGAGTGAATCAGAAGTTCCAATTGAAGAACAACTATCCTATATTGCTCCCTTTCTTGCCCAGATTGGTGTTCCGGAATCTGTTTGGGAAAATGTAGTAACGAGTTGTCTCGCCGGTACCGATAACTTTTCATCTATAAATAATGTCAGACCCCGACAAATTACCATTATTGGCGGGCTTGGCAGAATGGGAAAATTGTTTACACAACAACTGTCAGCAGCAGGCCACAACGTTAGCATTCTTGAACACAATGATTGGGATAATGCAGATAAACTGCTGAGCCAAGCAGACCTAGTTTTAATTAGCGTTCCTATTGACAGAACGATAGATGTAATCAAGCGTACAGCTAAATATCTTTCTCCAACTACAGCACTGGCAGATATTACCAGTATCAAGACTCAGCCAGTACAAGCAATGCTCGATTTCCATGCTGGGCCTGTAATCGGATTACATCCCATGTTTGGCCCAACTGTCAAATCTTTCCTATCCCAAAAAGTTGTAGTTTGTCCAGGGCGAAATCAGGATTCATTTCAATGGTTTCTAGACTTCATAGAAAGTCAGGGTAGCAAGCTGATTGTATGCACTCCCCAAGAACACGACCGCATGATGGTAATTATTCAAGCAACGCGGCATTTTTCCAGGTTTAGTCTCGGTGTTTTTCTAGCAGCAGAAAGAATAGATATAGACCGTAGCTTGTCGATGTCAACCCCAAGTTATCGCTTAGAAATTGACATAGTAAAACGTTTGTTTGCCCAAAGTCCGCCCTTATGTGTAGACATCATGCTGGCGACAGAAGACAGATGTCAAACTATTGAGAGATTGGCGAACACCTACAGCCAATTAGCACAACTGGTGGCACAGAAAGACCGCTCCGCCTTAATCGAAGAATTTGAAACAGTTCAAAACTTTTTCGCCGAAGAAATCATCCAAACCACAGAAAAAGAATACACACTTAATGCTTTGGTTAACTGA
- a CDS encoding EboA family metabolite traffic protein, translating to MSIMYSLIDLDLKGVNGLLRCWLAQNIAKESLTWLDEKIKQIAEGNQERVFFTSFSAVPRYTGKKNLELTPEDLQAVSIQRGWFPGHWSVDQAARTLLILALPQDNVEKYLRSLEQIFTTADVGELVALYQSLPILPYPERLCARAAEGVRSNMTSVFNAIALQNPYPADYFDNNAWNQMVLKAVFVGSPLHLIVGLDRRANPDLARMLADYAHERWAAKRPVTPELWRPVGRFADTRIVADLEKVLNAPDAVQQEAAALACSQCPLPQAQELLARHPNLQSSIEQGRLTWSSFSQNRLLALIQP from the coding sequence ATGAGTATTATGTATTCTTTAATTGACCTTGATCTAAAGGGCGTAAACGGCTTACTCCGTTGCTGGCTAGCACAAAATATCGCCAAAGAAAGTCTCACCTGGCTAGATGAGAAGATAAAGCAGATTGCCGAAGGTAATCAGGAGCGAGTATTCTTTACCTCCTTCAGTGCTGTGCCTCGCTATACGGGCAAAAAAAACCTGGAACTAACACCAGAAGACTTACAAGCAGTTTCAATACAAAGAGGTTGGTTCCCCGGTCATTGGAGCGTAGATCAAGCGGCTCGCACCTTACTGATACTGGCGCTGCCGCAGGATAATGTGGAGAAATATCTGCGATCGCTTGAGCAAATCTTCACCACCGCTGACGTGGGAGAGCTAGTCGCTCTCTATCAAAGCTTGCCAATATTACCCTACCCAGAACGGCTTTGCGCCAGAGCTGCTGAGGGAGTACGGAGTAACATGACTTCCGTGTTTAATGCGATCGCATTGCAAAACCCTTATCCTGCTGACTATTTCGACAACAACGCCTGGAACCAAATGGTACTAAAAGCTGTTTTTGTCGGTAGTCCCTTGCATCTCATCGTCGGACTCGACCGTCGTGCTAACCCAGATTTAGCAAGAATGTTGGCAGACTATGCTCACGAACGTTGGGCGGCTAAACGTCCAGTAACGCCGGAACTCTGGCGACCAGTCGGGCGGTTTGCGGACACCCGGATAGTAGCGGATTTGGAAAAGGTGCTGAACGCTCCTGATGCAGTCCAGCAAGAAGCAGCTGCTTTGGCTTGTTCTCAATGTCCCTTACCCCAAGCTCAAGAACTACTCGCTCGTCACCCAAACTTGCAATCATCTATTGAGCAGGGTCGTCTGACTTGGAGCAGTTTTAGCCAAAATAGACTTCTGGCATTAATTCAGCCCTGA
- a CDS encoding 3-dehydroquinate synthase translates to MTIGIKQKTDLNLEPIHQCVPVTFRYNVHFTKGLFELNNPLLAQAIASEGDAEPKKVIAVVDGGLLRFHRGLLGKLAAYSEHYRDILTLMLEPMIVLGGEAAKNEPMLLEQIHKLIDSAGLCRHSYILAIGGGAMLDMVGYAAATAHRGIRLIRIPTTVLAQNDSGVGVKNGINAFGKKNFLGTFAPPHAVLNDFDFLTTLNERDWRSGVAEAVKVALIKDRKFFEFIQTHAQAIACRDMDIMQQLIYRCAQLHLQHIATSGDPFEMGSSRPLDFGHWAAHRLEHLTNYSLRHGEAVAIGIALDSTYSYLAGLLPASHWQQIINTLKVLGFTLYVPELAPTQPGNSRCLFRGLTEFREHLGGELTLMLLQGIGQGIEVHEVDISLYMQAVSILKQLDKAKQTVTCSLG, encoded by the coding sequence ATGACAATTGGCATCAAGCAAAAGACTGATTTGAATCTGGAACCGATTCATCAATGTGTCCCCGTTACCTTTCGCTATAACGTTCACTTTACCAAAGGTTTGTTTGAATTGAACAATCCTTTACTTGCACAAGCGATCGCATCCGAAGGAGACGCGGAACCAAAGAAAGTAATAGCAGTTGTAGATGGAGGGTTATTGCGGTTTCATCGGGGGCTGTTAGGTAAATTAGCAGCGTATAGCGAGCATTATAGAGACATCCTAACGCTCATGCTTGAGCCGATGATAGTTCTTGGGGGAGAAGCAGCTAAAAACGAACCAATGTTGCTAGAGCAAATTCACAAACTTATTGATTCAGCTGGCTTATGTCGCCATTCGTACATCTTGGCGATTGGGGGAGGAGCCATGCTAGATATGGTAGGATATGCCGCAGCGACTGCTCACAGAGGCATTCGATTAATCCGAATTCCTACAACAGTATTGGCACAAAATGATTCCGGAGTCGGAGTAAAAAACGGAATTAATGCCTTTGGAAAAAAGAACTTTCTCGGTACTTTTGCACCTCCTCATGCTGTCTTGAATGACTTTGATTTTCTGACTACTTTGAACGAGCGAGACTGGCGTTCCGGTGTTGCTGAGGCGGTCAAAGTTGCACTGATTAAAGATAGGAAATTCTTTGAGTTTATCCAGACACACGCACAAGCGATCGCTTGTCGCGATATGGACATCATGCAACAGCTAATCTATCGCTGCGCCCAGTTACACTTACAACATATTGCCACCAGCGGCGATCCCTTTGAAATGGGTTCATCGCGTCCCCTAGATTTCGGCCACTGGGCGGCTCACAGGCTAGAGCATTTGACAAATTACAGCCTGCGTCATGGCGAAGCAGTAGCGATTGGAATTGCACTAGATAGCACCTATTCTTATCTAGCTGGACTGCTTCCCGCGTCGCACTGGCAGCAGATAATAAATACACTCAAGGTATTGGGTTTTACGCTTTATGTGCCGGAACTAGCTCCAACACAGCCAGGAAATTCCCGATGCTTATTCCGGGGACTAACCGAGTTTCGGGAACATTTGGGCGGTGAATTAACCCTAATGCTGCTGCAAGGAATTGGGCAGGGAATTGAGGTTCACGAAGTGGATATCTCTTTATATATGCAAGCCGTTTCTATCCTGAAACAGCTTGATAAAGCTAAGCAGACAGTAACTTGTAGTTTGGGTTGA
- the eboC gene encoding UbiA-like protein EboC (EboC, a homolog the polyprenyltransferase UbiA, belongs to system of proteins involved in the trafficking of precursor metabolites to an extracytoplasmic compartment so that the biosynthesis of certain natural products, such as scytonemin, can be completed.) → MNAASLSSHRLWAYLQLMRPANIVTAWADILVGFAASGAIAFLNQTLTGSATLAWLLLATTGLYGGGVVFNDVFDAELDAKERPERPIPSDRASRQGAIALGSLLLAVGIVAALQVSWLSGAIAATIAFAALLYDAFGKHHSILGPVNMGICRGGNLLLGVSAVPAMLGERWFLALIPITYIAAVTAISKGEVHGGKASTGITALLFVGAVIVSILALGLLPDYQVLAALPFILLFAGRVLPAFVKAAREPTPDLIRVAVKAGVLSLIVLDATVAAGFATLPYGLLVLSLLPISMILAQIFAVT, encoded by the coding sequence GTGAATGCTGCAAGTTTGAGTTCCCACCGTTTGTGGGCTTATCTACAGCTAATGCGGCCTGCAAATATTGTTACTGCTTGGGCAGACATTCTAGTTGGTTTTGCAGCTTCAGGAGCGATCGCATTCCTAAATCAAACGCTAACAGGATCGGCAACACTTGCATGGTTACTTCTAGCTACCACAGGTTTATACGGTGGCGGTGTAGTATTTAATGATGTATTCGACGCTGAACTGGATGCCAAAGAGCGACCAGAAAGACCAATTCCTAGCGATCGCGCATCTCGTCAAGGTGCGATCGCGCTTGGAAGTCTGCTTTTAGCTGTCGGCATAGTTGCAGCCTTGCAAGTATCCTGGTTGAGTGGCGCGATCGCTGCTACCATCGCCTTTGCCGCTCTACTATATGATGCTTTCGGCAAACACCACTCAATTCTTGGCCCCGTCAACATGGGCATTTGTCGCGGCGGCAATTTATTGCTTGGCGTGAGTGCTGTACCAGCAATGTTGGGAGAACGCTGGTTTTTAGCTTTAATTCCTATCACCTACATTGCTGCTGTCACCGCTATTAGCAAAGGTGAAGTACATGGGGGAAAAGCGAGTACGGGAATAACAGCTTTGCTATTTGTTGGTGCAGTCATTGTTAGCATATTAGCGCTGGGGCTTTTGCCAGATTATCAAGTTCTTGCCGCATTGCCGTTTATTCTTTTATTCGCTGGGCGTGTGTTACCTGCTTTTGTAAAAGCCGCCCGCGAACCAACTCCAGACCTAATTCGAGTCGCAGTGAAGGCGGGCGTATTGTCGTTAATAGTCTTGGATGCGACAGTTGCAGCTGGTTTCGCAACTTTACCTTACGGTTTGTTGGTTTTGAGCCTGCTACCAATTTCAATGATACTGGCGCAAATATTTGCTGTGACTTGA
- the scyB gene encoding tryptophan dehydrogenase ScyB, which translates to MKLFETTKEMGHEQVLFCHDKESNLKAIIAIHDTGLGSAMGATRLWPYVTEEDALRDALRLSRGMTYKAACANIPVGGGKAVIIANPENKTDELFRAYGRFVESLNGRFITGQDVNLSPQDVRQISKETNHVVGTSEKSGGPAPITSIGVLLGIKAATEFRLQRNELAGLKVAVQGLGNVGKNLCQRLHEHDVKLFVTDVSKEKTEEIKRLYGATVVEPNEIYSLDVDVFAPCALGGILNSSTIPQLKALIVAGAANNQLEDEHIHSKLLESKGILYCPDYVINAGGLINVYNEMIGYEEEKALSQLNNIYSTLLEIFESAEKEGYTTYEASKVLAEKRILKAKHIKLMQQTN; encoded by the coding sequence GTGAAACTGTTTGAAACTACGAAAGAAATGGGTCATGAGCAAGTTCTCTTCTGCCATGACAAAGAATCAAATCTGAAAGCAATTATCGCCATTCATGACACCGGACTAGGTTCCGCGATGGGTGCAACACGTCTGTGGCCTTATGTAACCGAAGAAGATGCCTTGCGAGACGCACTTCGTCTTAGTCGCGGAATGACCTACAAAGCAGCCTGTGCCAACATTCCAGTCGGCGGCGGAAAAGCAGTAATTATTGCTAATCCGGAAAATAAAACCGATGAACTTTTCAGAGCCTACGGACGTTTTGTAGAAAGCCTAAACGGACGTTTTATTACCGGGCAAGATGTAAATCTTTCTCCTCAAGATGTGCGTCAAATTAGTAAAGAAACAAATCATGTTGTCGGTACTTCCGAAAAATCGGGAGGCCCAGCACCCATAACATCTATAGGAGTTCTTTTAGGAATCAAAGCTGCTACAGAGTTCCGGTTGCAAAGAAATGAACTTGCTGGGTTAAAAGTTGCAGTACAAGGACTGGGAAATGTAGGCAAGAATCTCTGTCAGCGCTTACATGAACATGACGTGAAACTCTTTGTCACTGATGTAAGTAAAGAGAAGACAGAAGAGATAAAACGTTTATATGGGGCAACCGTTGTTGAACCAAACGAAATTTACTCTCTTGATGTTGATGTTTTTGCTCCTTGTGCATTAGGAGGAATTCTTAATAGTTCCACAATTCCTCAGCTTAAAGCTCTAATTGTGGCTGGTGCTGCAAATAACCAGCTTGAAGATGAGCATATACACAGTAAACTCCTTGAATCAAAGGGAATCCTCTATTGCCCAGATTACGTAATCAACGCTGGAGGATTAATCAACGTTTACAACGAAATGATTGGATATGAGGAGGAAAAAGCTTTAAGCCAATTAAATAACATCTACAGCACTTTATTGGAAATTTTTGAGAGTGCTGAGAAAGAAGGTTATACAACTTATGAAGCTTCTAAAGTTTTGGCTGAAAAGCGAATTCTGAAAGCTAAGCATATCAAGCTTATGCAGCAAACAAATTGA
- a CDS encoding TatD family hydrolase has protein sequence MFIDPHIHMSSRTSYDYLVMREYGIVAVIEPSFWLGQPRTNAGSFKDYYSSIVGWERFRASQFGIKHYCTIGLNPKEANNEALAEEVMELLPLYACKEGVVAIGEIGYDDMTPAEDKYFRLQLELAKELDMVVLIHTPHRNKKAGTSRSMDRCIEHGLDPAQVIIDHNNEETVEEVLNRGFWAAFTIYPQTKMGNARMVEIVRQYGCDRVIVDSSADWGVSDPLAVPKTAQLMLERGISEEYVRAVCYENALTAYSQSGQMKEADWLEPLPIDQRELFNGNSVLRGQSPVVESNRDFALIE, from the coding sequence ATGTTCATCGATCCTCACATTCATATGTCCTCCCGCACAAGTTACGATTACCTCGTGATGCGAGAGTATGGCATTGTTGCCGTCATTGAACCTTCCTTCTGGTTGGGACAGCCCCGGACTAACGCCGGGAGTTTTAAGGACTATTACAGCAGCATTGTCGGGTGGGAGCGATTCCGAGCCAGCCAGTTTGGGATCAAACACTACTGCACAATTGGCTTGAACCCGAAAGAAGCTAACAACGAGGCGTTAGCAGAAGAAGTTATGGAACTGTTGCCACTTTATGCCTGTAAAGAGGGCGTGGTTGCTATTGGTGAAATTGGCTATGACGATATGACACCAGCTGAGGACAAATATTTTCGTCTACAGCTAGAGTTAGCAAAAGAATTGGATATGGTGGTGTTGATTCACACTCCCCACCGCAACAAGAAAGCAGGTACTAGCCGTAGCATGGATCGCTGTATTGAGCATGGATTAGATCCAGCGCAGGTAATTATAGACCACAACAACGAGGAAACTGTTGAAGAGGTACTAAATAGAGGTTTCTGGGCTGCTTTCACGATTTATCCGCAGACCAAGATGGGGAATGCAAGGATGGTGGAGATCGTGCGCCAGTATGGATGCGATCGCGTAATCGTAGACAGTAGTGCAGATTGGGGAGTCAGCGATCCCCTAGCTGTACCTAAGACAGCCCAGCTAATGCTAGAACGGGGAATCTCAGAAGAGTATGTGCGGGCTGTCTGTTACGAAAATGCCCTAACAGCTTATAGCCAAAGCGGTCAGATGAAAGAAGCAGACTGGCTAGAACCCTTACCTATTGACCAACGCGAACTTTTCAACGGAAATTCCGTACTGCGCGGACAGTCACCAGTCGTAGAGTCTAACCGCGACTTTGCACTCATTGAGTAA
- a CDS encoding response regulator transcription factor, which produces MVKKILVIEDNAPTRNFFVECLKAGGFYTIDAEDGKLGIQKAQKQLPDLIICDIVMPETNGYDVLATLRSNPLTAIIPFIFVSCKGERPDLRKGMELGADDYLTKPCMGEELLSAIATRLKKQATLLQWSSSENQRSDSPSTEAASASSPQSIFPECPQMIEIFNFIESNYHQPITLCDVAQAFGYSPAYLTSLVRQHTGESIYRWIVKRRMAQALFLLQETDQAVNQIAEAVGYKDAGHFSRQFRQFYDTTPQGWRSTHRLKLETQQYQKN; this is translated from the coding sequence ATGGTGAAAAAAATTTTAGTAATTGAGGATAATGCCCCAACGCGAAATTTCTTTGTAGAATGCCTTAAAGCTGGAGGTTTCTACACTATTGATGCTGAAGACGGTAAATTGGGAATTCAAAAGGCACAAAAACAGCTACCCGACCTGATAATTTGCGACATTGTAATGCCGGAAACAAATGGTTACGATGTCCTAGCTACGCTGCGCTCTAACCCCCTGACAGCGATTATTCCTTTCATTTTTGTCAGTTGCAAGGGGGAACGGCCTGACCTCCGCAAAGGCATGGAACTGGGAGCAGATGACTATCTCACTAAACCTTGTATGGGAGAGGAATTGCTGAGCGCGATCGCTACCCGTTTGAAAAAACAAGCTACCTTACTACAGTGGAGTTCATCTGAGAACCAGCGATCAGATTCACCTTCTACTGAAGCTGCAAGCGCGTCTTCTCCGCAGTCAATATTTCCTGAATGTCCCCAAATGATTGAGATATTCAATTTTATTGAGAGTAATTATCATCAACCGATTACGCTCTGTGATGTGGCTCAGGCATTTGGTTACTCTCCGGCTTACCTGACTAGCTTAGTGCGGCAACATACCGGAGAGAGTATATACCGCTGGATTGTCAAGCGTCGGATGGCACAGGCGCTTTTCTTGCTCCAAGAAACCGACCAGGCAGTAAATCAAATTGCTGAAGCAGTCGGCTATAAAGACGCAGGCCATTTCAGCCGCCAATTTCGCCAATTTTACGATACAACTCCTCAAGGCTGGAGAAGCACTCATCGCCTAAAGCTAGAGACACAACAATATCAAAAGAATTGA